TCCAAGCACCGCGCAGGGAGGTTACTGGCCCACCGGGTGAACGCCCTGGACCGGGTCTTGCCGTCCTGGCGGATCGACGACCGGACCATCGAGAACGAGGCGAAGTGGCGGCTCACCCTCGTCGAGGTGCTGCGCTTCCACCAGGAGCACGGTCGGCTCCCTGTCGTCACCCGGGGAGCGGAGCCCCGTGAGCAGATCCTCGCGGCCTGGCTGCGTAACCAGCGCGTGGACTACCAGGCCGGGCAGCTCCCCGCGGAGCGGGCCCACTGGCTGGACGGCCAGCTGCCAGGATGGCGACAGCCCGGCAGTTGAACGTGCCCGTTCCGCAGGAACCAGGAGGCGGAGGATCACTTGGCGCACACCGGTCCTCCGGGCGTCTGTGACCGCCAGACCCCGGCCGTCATCGCCGGAGCGAGTACCGGTGATGAGACAGGACGAAACGGGACCTCGGAGTTCACCAAATGCACTCATGAACATAGCCCGGCATGAAACGATGCCCAGTAACGAGGCCGATTAACCCACTCCGGTGCCACCCGAGGGGGAGGCCCTCCAGTTCCGAGAGGACGCCCCTTGAACGGCCCCCGGTGAAGTGCGGGCGAAGCCCGGTCGGGGTGACTGCGGCGTGGGCCTACGAATTCGCGGCCTGGTCAACCCCTCGGTGAGGGCCCCGGCCGTGACCGGGACGCCCATGGTCTCGCCGCCGGATGACTTCGGAACCGCCGAAGTCTTTGAAGAAGCGGGTGCAGCAGGCCTAGACGACGGCACGTCATGGGGCCACCACCGAGCGGATCCGCCCCTACTGCTCGGTCGGGGTTGAGATCCGGGCCTGGCAGAACCGGCAGTGGCGGTGCACCGGCTGGCGGAGGCCCTGCGGGGGAGTTCCCGCAGATAAGAGGCCTGTCTCGCAGCAACCCGTACTATGCGCGGGCCCTCGCCGCTGGCTGGCCGGAGCCAGTTGTCCAACAGCCTGTTGGACAACTGGCTTGGGGCTACATCACGGTCCTCTTGGAAAAGCTCACCATGAGTCAGGCGCGGGACTGGCACGCGGAGGTGCGCCGGGAGCGCCTGGCGCTGTTCTTCGGGTAAGTCGTGAAATGAGGCTAACTGCACCTGAGACGTTCGCACCGACTGATTCCAATGGACTTCCGGCTGCCACGTCGGCGGAAACCGAACAGCCGATAACCCGAAGTGAGGGATTCATGGCCCGGAAGTCGGAAGTAGTCCCGATCGATGATCTGGACAGATCGCCGGCCCAAGAGACCCTCGGGTTCGGCCTTGACGGTCGGCACTAGGAGATCGACCTGTCCGCGGGCGACGTCAAGCAGCAGCGCGGTGACCTAAAAGCCTACGCCCGTGCTGCCCGCGCCACGGCGCGGCCAGCGCAACGCCAGCAGGCTGAGCGATGCGGTAGTGGGCCAAGGACGATGGCTATGAGGTCCCCTCCTGGGGCCCCATTCACCAGAACATCATCGAGGCGTACAACAAGGCCGAGAGGTTACCGCCTGCCAGGACCTCCCACCCTCAGCTCAGAGGTAGTCGGGCGAAGCCGGCAATGGCCACCATCGAGGCGCACAGAAGAAATTGGCGTCCGGCTCGGTCGTCAATCCGCCGGACCCCCTATGCGATGGGACGTAGTAACGCCGACAAGTCTCGTCGGCATTTCCCGAGCTTTCAGCGCGGACTAGCACCACATCCGCGTAGCTACCGTCAAAGCGACCCCGCGTTCCGACGACTTCCTCAAGTACGGTGAGAGGGTGAAGGCGGTCATCTACACGCGTGTCAGCCGGGACCGGGCGGGCACTGAGCGCTCCGTGACAGAGCAGGAGCAGGCATGTCGGGAGTTCTGCGACGTGCAGGGTTGGGATGTAGCTGCGGTATACACGGATAACGACCTCTCAGCATCCAGGTACACGCGTAAGGTGCGCCCCCAGTTCGAGGTCCTCATGGCGAATCTCTCCAAGTATGGTGCGCTGGTGACGTGGGAGGCTTCGCGCGCCACGCGAGATCTTGATGTGTATGCCAAATTGCGCAAGGTATGCAGAGAACACGATGTTCTCTGGGCTTATAGCGGCCGGGTCTACGATCTCACGCGAGGAGATGACGCGTTTAGTACCGGCTTGGAAATGCTGCTGTCTGAACGGTCCTCAGATGATACTTCCAGCCGCATACGACGCACCGTGAACGCCCAAGCCGTTGCGGGGAAGCCTCATGGACGGGTTCCCTTTGGTTACCGGCGGGTGTATGACCCGGACACTGGAAAGCTGCTTCGACAGGTTCCTGACGAAACTGAAGCGCCCATAATCCGGGAAGCGGCCACTCGAATACTTGAGGGCGAATCGATCTATGCGATCTGTCATGATTTCAAGGCTAGGGGCATCCGAGGCATCTCAAATGGAGATTGGACTACGGCTCGGGTAAAACGAGTGCTGACGAATCCCACGTACATGGGTAAGCGAGTTCTTCGTGGAGAAGTCATTGGAGATGCCGACTGGGAACCGCTCTTGCCTGCCGAAACGTTCGAAGCCCTGGCTGGAGTCTTTGCCAGCGACAAACACATGCCCAAGTATCACGGGACCGGGCCGCGTCATCTGCTGACCGGTATAGCAAAGTGCGGGGTGTGCGGTTCTCCGGTCAGCCGATTACCCGATAGGAAGGGCGGCAAAGAGTCCTACATTTGTCGAAACAACTGGCACGTGGCCCGGCGTAAGGACTGGGTTGACGAGCTGGTGACTTCAGTGGTCTTGGCGAGATTGCGTCAGCCGGATGCCTTACAGGCGGTGAATCGTGCCGCTGGACCAGAAGCAGGCGAGCTTGCGGACCAACTTCGCACCCTAGAGCAGCGCTTAGATGGTTTCTATGCACAAGCTGCGCAGGGCGCCCTGTCGGCGCCGGGATTAGCCCGGGTTGAGGAACGGATCAGTCGCGAGATGGCCGAAACCCGGCAGCTGCTCCGCAAAGTGGTAACACCAAATGCCCTCACGATCCCAGACCCTGCCCAGCTAGCTGATTCGTGGGAGCAACAGTCGCTGCTTCATCGTCGCGAGATAATCGACGCACTCATGACTGTTGAAATTCTGCCGACCAAACCGGGTACCCACACATTCATTCCTGAGTCCATCAGGGTCACTTGGCGCTTATCCTGAGGTCGAATCGGAAGACTGTGTTCGCCTTCGTCGCCTCCCGAATGGACTGAATGGGGAGACACGATGATCAAGCCGGGGAATGAGTTTCTACACCGATACCCGCGGTGCTGCTCCGGTTGCGGCCTTCATTGCTTCTGAGAGCGCCAGAGCTCTGTGCCGCACCCCTCGTCTTTCCACAACCTCCTGGCGACGTTCCTTTATCCACAGATGGGTCCGGTGAGGGTGCCCCCTCAGTTTGGGCGTGGAGAGACTCAACGTGACAGCAGGCGTCCGGCGCAAATCTAAACCCGGTCGTAGCGGCCCAGAAGGTGAACTGCCGAGTCCGGCAAGCACCTAACGGTCTGACTTCATCGGAAGTGTCCATACACCGGGGGGAAGGTTCGAGCACTCAGAATGGCGCATTCGGAGAGGGTGGTAAGTGAGTCCCGCTACTTACTTCCGCGACAGCTCGCAGAGAAAACTGGAGTTCACGTTTCTACCATCTATCGATTCGTCAAGCGTGGCGCCTTCAAGACTCAAGTGTCCGGAAAGTCTCTCTACATCGGCGTCGACGAAGCGATCGACGTCCTAAAGGCGGCTGGGTATCCCACTCGCGTCAACGCTTACGTGGACCGCGTAGTTGCTGAAGCTCCGCCCCTTAGCTCAGCACAGCTCACTCGCGTCGCTTCCGTTCTTGAGGCGCGCCGTAGCTCAAGCTGCTACACCACGAAGCCGTACGCTCGATAGCCCGTCCGTGGAAGGCACCAGTGTGGCTCCCGGCACATCGAGCAATGGGGGGACACTATGATCTGGCTGTACATCACCGTTGTCGGCGGCACACTCGCCATCTTTATCGCGTTCGCCACGAGACCTATTGGTGCTGTGCTGGTGCTCGTCCAAGCCACCGCTTTCGTAGTTCTCGCCCTTGGACTCTTAGGTTGGTTTGTCGTTTTGCAGGAGCCAGTATTTCTGTGTTTCATTGGCGCAGGCGGAATCACCTGGCTTCTCACGTTGGTACTGCGCGGGTCACACTCTCGTTGATCGTCCTTATCGTCCTGGGGCCACCGTCTGGAGGCACCAGGCGCAACGTTCAACTCAGGACCGAAACGAGAAGCGCGGCGGATCCGTCTCGCTATGCCCGCCTAGCTCGGAGATCGAGTAGAGCGGTCAAGGTTTACGGGGCCTTCGAAGTGGTCATTCCTGCGCTGACTTCACCGCAGGAGCAAAATCTGATCGGAATGACGCTTGCGCGTCCTATTCCGACACACGATCTGGTCAGTCCCTTCGAACTGGAGGCATCCGATAAAAGGACGCCCCATGGCAATCGCGACAAAGCTCCTCGTCCAGTTCAAGTGCGGTCACGCCGAGGCCAAGGACCTCGAGTCCACGCCCCCCGGCAAGCGCAAGGCCAAGGCTTTCGGGCTGGGGAAGAACTTCGTCTGTTCCCGGTGCTTCAAGGCCTTGCGGCGCGATGAGTTAGACAGGCACAACCGAGACCTGCTGGTCCAGGCGCAGGGATTCGAGGAGGACCACGGCCTGCCGGAACTGAGCGGTTCGGAGGGGCAGGTGCCGTGGGCGACGCGCCTGCGCTACCAGGTGCTCACGGACCTCATCGAGGCGGCCGACTCGCACCGGCCGGTCTTCGACCCCGGCCAGGTCATCGAGGTCGCCAAATCGCTGGTCCGGGCCGGCTGGTGGATCGACAACACCCGAGACCCGGACCTGACCGTCGATGACCTCCTGACCCTGATCACCACCGCCATCGACGAGGACGACCTCGTCGCCACCGAGAACCCGTTCTGAGGACCCCATGACCCTGCAGCAATCGACGACCATCCAGCCAGCCCTGTTCCCCGCGGAGGACCCCATGATCACCGTCAACGGCACCCAGGACTGCGTGCAGTGCACGCGGGCCACCGTCCTGCTGGACCGGGAACACGTCCCGTACGAGTACGTCGACTTGGCGCCGGAGGAGAACCAGCCCAAGCTGGCCGCGCTGCGCGCGGCCGGGTGCCAGCAGATGCCCGTCATCGAGACCCCGACCGAGCGCTTCAGCGGATTCGACCTCGATCGGATCAAGAAGGCCGCGGTCGAGGTCCGGGCGTCCTTGGCCTCTGCGACCCCCGACCTGAACTCACCATCCCTCGCTGCACGGTGAGGGCGCGCGGATAGCGCCGCCGAAAGTGAGAACGGCCAGCGGCCACCGGATTCCGGGGACCGCTGGCCGTTCTCGTGTGACACACACCCGTGTCCGGCCCCACGAACTCTTGGCGACAGCCCACCCCCGTCCGTGAAGGAGAAACCCATGGTCCCCACCGGCACCCTCTGGCTGAACGCGAAGGTCACCTTGGTCGACCGCACCGGCACCCGCGTCCAGACTGATTCCCTGGAGGCCGCCACGGCGAAGATCACTGAACACTCCCACCAGTCCGTGCCGCTGCTCGCCCTGGCCGAGACCCATGCCACCGACCCCGGGTTCACCTCCGGGACGTGGCAACTGGTCCAGGGCCAACTCACCCCCGTATCCGAGGCGGGCGTGCCGGACTACCAGCTGGAGTACAGCGACTTCCATCTCACCGACGCTGACGGCCAGCGGCTCTCTGCCGTGACCATGAGTACCCTGAGCGAGCTGGGCCAAGGCATGGCCACCAAGACCGGCCACCAGATCACGATCGACAGCCGCCTGCCCGGGGCGCGCAGGCTCCGCTACGTGCCGGCGGCCCCCGCCCCGGTGAGCACCGGCCCGGTTGAGCCGAACGCCTCCGCGATGCACTCGGGCCCCGGGACTGGGGCCACCGACCGTCCCCTGCCTTCCTCGGCCGCCGGCGAGCCCGCCGCGCCGGTGTCCACCGCCCAGGCCTTCGCCACCCGCCCCCAGAGCCGTCGCCAGTCCCTGGCCCCGGCCCACACCGGATGGCGGGGGGCGCTGAACAGCACCTTGGGTCTACGACTGGCTCCCAGCGCCGGGGAACGACGGACCCGGGCGCTGCACGCCACCGTGCAGAAGGGCCTACCCGGACACCGCACGGCCGTGGTGGTGAACATCAAGGGCGGGGCCTCCAAGACCACCGCCACCTACCTGCTGGCCGCCACCCTCGGCCGGGTCCGCGGGGGGATGGTGCTGGCCTGGGACAACAACGAGAACGCCGGGAACCTGGGCGACCGGGCCATCGGCGCCGACCACTCCCACACCGCCCTGGACCTGTTGGAGCACATCGACGACTTCACTACCCCGGAGCACGCCGACAAGCTGGCCGGGTACCTCCGCCCGCA
This genomic window from Citricoccus sp. SGAir0253 contains:
- a CDS encoding glutaredoxin family protein, with the protein product MTLQQSTTIQPALFPAEDPMITVNGTQDCVQCTRATVLLDREHVPYEYVDLAPEENQPKLAALRAAGCQQMPVIETPTERFSGFDLDRIKKAAVEVRASLASATPDLNSPSLAAR
- a CDS encoding recombinase family protein translates to MKAVIYTRVSRDRAGTERSVTEQEQACREFCDVQGWDVAAVYTDNDLSASRYTRKVRPQFEVLMANLSKYGALVTWEASRATRDLDVYAKLRKVCREHDVLWAYSGRVYDLTRGDDAFSTGLEMLLSERSSDDTSSRIRRTVNAQAVAGKPHGRVPFGYRRVYDPDTGKLLRQVPDETEAPIIREAATRILEGESIYAICHDFKARGIRGISNGDWTTARVKRVLTNPTYMGKRVLRGEVIGDADWEPLLPAETFEALAGVFASDKHMPKYHGTGPRHLLTGIAKCGVCGSPVSRLPDRKGGKESYICRNNWHVARRKDWVDELVTSVVLARLRQPDALQAVNRAAGPEAGELADQLRTLEQRLDGFYAQAAQGALSAPGLARVEERISREMAETRQLLRKVVTPNALTIPDPAQLADSWEQQSLLHRREIIDALMTVEILPTKPGTHTFIPESIRVTWRLS